One window from the genome of [Clostridium] celerecrescens 18A encodes:
- a CDS encoding carbohydrate ABC transporter permease, producing MKKHQRIILRILFTVVIGALAVSMVTPFLWMLSASMKLPLDVMKLPIEWIPKYFYPDNYKKVWNVGGLAVRDYHFGLAYWNSIKIAVINLTGSVLTSTLAGYAFAKIKFRGRNILFLIYLATMMIPSQVTLIPKFVMFNKMGLTGTHLTLILPGLITITGTFLMRQYFMQIPDELRESARVDGAHEFLIWLKIMVPIAKPNMASLAMVVFLWNWNSYLEPLVFLSDWRLYTIPIALTNFIEESVTEYNLVMAAAASALIPAFLVFLLGQKFLVKGLVAGAVKG from the coding sequence ATGAAGAAACATCAGCGGATCATCCTTAGGATCCTGTTTACCGTAGTCATAGGGGCTCTGGCAGTCTCCATGGTCACCCCGTTTTTATGGATGCTTTCGGCATCAATGAAGCTTCCACTGGATGTCATGAAGCTGCCGATTGAATGGATACCAAAATATTTTTATCCTGATAATTACAAGAAAGTGTGGAATGTGGGAGGCCTGGCTGTCAGGGATTACCATTTTGGCCTGGCATACTGGAACTCCATAAAGATCGCTGTCATCAATCTGACGGGATCAGTGCTTACCAGCACACTGGCAGGGTATGCCTTTGCAAAAATAAAGTTCAGAGGACGAAATATCCTCTTCCTGATCTATCTGGCGACCATGATGATCCCCAGTCAGGTGACCCTGATCCCCAAGTTTGTCATGTTCAATAAAATGGGGCTCACTGGAACCCACTTAACCCTGATTCTTCCGGGACTTATTACCATTACAGGCACATTTCTCATGCGCCAGTATTTTATGCAGATTCCGGATGAACTGAGAGAGTCGGCAAGGGTAGATGGAGCCCACGAGTTTCTCATATGGCTAAAGATCATGGTGCCTATTGCTAAACCAAATATGGCATCTCTTGCAATGGTAGTGTTCCTGTGGAACTGGAACAGCTATCTGGAGCCACTGGTGTTTTTGAGCGATTGGCGATTGTATACAATTCCTATTGCCCTTACGAATTTTATAGAAGAAAGTGTGACGGAGTATAATCTTGTCATGGCAGCAGCGGCATCTGCCCTGATTCCGGCTTTTCTCGTATTTTTACTGGGGCAGAAGTTTCTTGTCAAGGGCCTGGTGGCTGGTGCAGTGAAAGGATAA
- a CDS encoding cache domain-containing sensor histidine kinase, which translates to MIPERGKGMKKPSKLSVRMFLLLLLCVVMPLAGTCIYVRVSMEHFIQEKLSEKVIQNISRGERNICDNLQNIAALTNVFVYDEDLQRRITDPNTSEYDNTKYFDQMIHKLSIASGFDFVQDMKILLFDDYSRIYSNWSMNYQDYQFLLDQDWVKKSRENNGHIVWSMFNPAYIIGEQKDQTYISLAKSLLNDYTTGNVIGTLIISIDQKKFSDLLMEYAYAGDMAYVCVGEGTVLLQNDTQGLIHEEDIRNLFQETEKKKSGNLRYQSAGGNFLISYYTIPKPWVFNDQQMKVFHFTNYQEVTNQVEMIGHRMNLIILIVICALVLILYLSIRMLVKPIVKLSGQMEIYTLDMDLKNIDMKRSDEIGQLNRSFRQMSINIRHLFEELKNEHEIKEKYRYESLRAQLNPHFLFNTLSTIRWMAIIRGADNIVDGIDALAHILKYSMSRENCLVTVAEEVENIRNYLYIQNCRYGNHCRLEMDLEEDLMNLKTAKFILQPIVENAVIHGYDKEREEILIRIYGSAEEDNLNIYVEDDGVGISPNVIRQFEASREGRIKESKLTGIGIKNVDEYIRITFGNEYGLAIESLKTRGTVVLFTLPVIREEKSGDEKGDDCR; encoded by the coding sequence ATGATACCGGAAAGAGGAAAAGGGATGAAAAAGCCTTCTAAATTATCTGTTCGGATGTTTCTGCTGTTACTGCTATGCGTGGTCATGCCTTTGGCAGGAACTTGTATTTACGTACGAGTCAGCATGGAACATTTTATCCAGGAAAAGCTGAGTGAAAAAGTTATTCAGAACATATCAAGGGGAGAACGGAATATCTGCGATAATTTACAGAACATCGCCGCTTTGACCAATGTCTTTGTATATGACGAGGATCTGCAAAGGCGCATAACAGATCCCAATACGTCTGAATATGACAACACGAAGTACTTTGACCAGATGATACATAAGCTCAGCATCGCCAGCGGATTTGATTTCGTTCAGGATATGAAGATCCTCCTGTTTGATGATTACAGCAGGATTTACTCCAACTGGAGCATGAATTACCAGGATTACCAGTTTCTCCTGGATCAGGATTGGGTGAAAAAGAGCAGGGAGAACAATGGGCATATTGTATGGTCCATGTTTAATCCGGCTTACATCATTGGTGAACAGAAAGACCAGACCTATATTTCCCTGGCAAAATCCCTGCTCAATGATTATACGACGGGTAATGTCATAGGAACACTTATTATCAGCATTGACCAGAAAAAGTTCAGCGACCTGTTAATGGAATATGCCTATGCAGGTGACATGGCCTATGTCTGTGTTGGAGAAGGAACTGTGCTTTTGCAAAATGACACCCAGGGGCTCATTCACGAAGAGGATATAAGAAATCTGTTCCAGGAGACGGAGAAGAAAAAAAGCGGGAACCTGCGGTATCAGTCTGCAGGAGGGAACTTTCTTATAAGCTATTACACCATACCAAAGCCGTGGGTGTTTAACGATCAGCAGATGAAAGTCTTTCATTTCACCAATTATCAGGAAGTGACCAATCAGGTGGAAATGATCGGGCACAGGATGAATCTGATCATCCTGATCGTCATATGCGCGCTGGTCTTAATTCTGTATCTTTCCATCAGGATGCTGGTAAAGCCCATTGTAAAACTCAGCGGTCAGATGGAAATTTATACGCTGGACATGGATTTAAAAAATATCGACATGAAGCGGTCCGATGAAATCGGACAGTTAAACCGCTCCTTCCGGCAAATGTCCATTAACATCCGCCATTTGTTTGAAGAACTTAAAAATGAGCACGAGATAAAGGAAAAATACCGGTATGAATCTTTGCGGGCACAGTTAAATCCTCATTTTCTATTCAATACCCTGTCAACCATCCGTTGGATGGCGATCATAAGAGGAGCGGACAATATCGTAGATGGAATCGACGCTCTGGCCCATATATTAAAATACAGCATGAGCAGGGAAAACTGCCTGGTAACGGTGGCGGAAGAAGTGGAGAACATCAGGAATTATCTTTATATCCAGAACTGCCGTTACGGAAATCATTGCAGGCTGGAAATGGATCTTGAAGAAGATCTCATGAATTTGAAAACAGCTAAATTCATCCTTCAGCCCATTGTAGAAAATGCTGTCATTCATGGATATGACAAGGAAAGGGAGGAAATCCTGATCCGGATTTACGGATCTGCAGAGGAGGACAACCTTAACATATATGTGGAGGATGACGGAGTGGGTATTTCCCCCAATGTGATCAGGCAATTTGAGGCCTCCAGAGAAGGTCGGATAAAGGAAAGCAAGCTGACAGGCATCGGAATCAAGAATGTGGATGAGTATATCCGAATTACCTTTGGCAATGAGTATGGGCTGGCCATAGAAAGTCTTAAAACAAGAGGGACGGTGGTATTGTTCACACTTCCGGTAATCAGAGAGGAGAAGTCAGGGGATGAAAAGGGTGATGATTGTAGATGA
- a CDS encoding copper homeostasis protein CutC — MKYSVLEVCADCVQSAVNADNAGADRIELCSNLVIGGVTPGMALFKLVKKYTYIKVRVLLRPRYGDYCYNAYEFEQLKEEVQMYRELGADGVVMGILRTDGRLDEERMSELVKLAGNMDTALHRAFDACINPLETLEQTVSLGMNTILTGGQCGKAWAGRELLKELYEKSAGRIEILAAGGINAEVMDKLIPLTGITSYHMSGKIKVDSMMTYRKEGTSMGLPERDEYALWQTSEEKVKQAVQVLKGIQYK; from the coding sequence ATGAAATATTCGGTATTAGAAGTATGTGCAGATTGTGTGCAATCTGCGGTAAATGCGGATAATGCAGGAGCTGACAGGATTGAGCTTTGCAGCAATCTGGTAATCGGCGGCGTGACTCCTGGAATGGCACTGTTTAAGCTTGTAAAAAAATATACGTATATAAAAGTCCGTGTCCTTCTACGTCCCAGATATGGTGATTATTGCTATAATGCTTATGAATTTGAACAATTAAAAGAAGAAGTACAGATGTATCGTGAATTGGGAGCCGATGGTGTGGTAATGGGAATCTTAAGAACGGATGGACGGCTGGATGAGGAAAGAATGTCCGAACTGGTAAAATTAGCCGGAAACATGGACACTGCACTGCACAGAGCATTTGATGCCTGCATAAACCCATTGGAAACGTTGGAACAGACAGTTTCTTTAGGAATGAATACTATTTTAACTGGCGGTCAGTGTGGAAAAGCATGGGCTGGCAGAGAATTGTTAAAGGAGCTTTATGAGAAAAGTGCAGGAAGAATCGAAATCCTGGCAGCAGGAGGAATTAATGCTGAAGTAATGGATAAATTAATTCCGCTTACCGGTATTACCTCTTATCATATGTCCGGAAAAATTAAGGTGGACAGCATGATGACATATCGAAAAGAAGGAACTAGCATGGGGCTTCCGGAAAGAGATGAATATGCCCTTTGGCAGACGTCAGAGGAAAAAGTAAAACAGGCTGTTCAAGTTTTAAAAGGTATTCAGTATAAATAA
- a CDS encoding response regulator transcription factor encodes MKRVMIVDDEVLVRLGIQSLIKWENYGYQIVCDASDGEEALQKIRQYQPDIVLTDLKMSPVDGFELISECREKYPHIQFIVLSSYNDFDNVRNAMKMGAFDYVFKLTVKPEELLKIMDEATSVGKGTDTVQETSALAERNLEVIKRGLFKRILNSETFLKKYLEELMRLPLSVNFDHPFHILSITIDDFKVVRKKGDFMDLELLIFTMENILSELFSRHHRAEVFQYGEYDFAVAVNLAGNQDHKAFFTAMEKEFGIFSNCARQYYGLEVSGALSRECTGIKGLKDAIAQNRVTLNMRFFSEPGKLHPHERNVKEEAVLPPEFHSSVLERLAAEHDFFGMRKFLNELFEFLKEKNRCEPEEIRYLLRKAYGTLAASFARSQADIDLFLDKNGINMEASINDYTYLEKIRQSVLELLEQYKKEYESNSGRILRKEVAEAKSFVRSHMKEELQVAEIAAMVNMSGSYFSHVFKKEEGISFVEYVYRVRMEHARYLLESSDLKVNEIADEVGIFNPNYFSTQFKKSVGQSPLEYRQAWLKKVEENSRI; translated from the coding sequence ATGAAAAGGGTGATGATTGTAGATGATGAGGTTTTGGTGCGCCTGGGAATCCAGTCATTGATTAAATGGGAAAACTACGGATACCAGATTGTCTGTGATGCATCGGATGGGGAAGAGGCACTTCAAAAGATCAGACAGTACCAGCCGGATATCGTTCTTACGGATTTAAAGATGAGCCCGGTGGATGGCTTTGAGCTTATCTCTGAGTGCAGGGAAAAATATCCTCACATCCAGTTTATTGTCTTAAGCAGTTATAATGATTTTGACAATGTAAGAAATGCCATGAAAATGGGGGCGTTTGATTATGTTTTTAAATTGACGGTGAAGCCGGAGGAGCTGCTGAAAATCATGGATGAAGCCACCTCCGTAGGGAAAGGGACCGACACAGTCCAGGAAACCTCTGCACTGGCGGAACGGAATTTGGAAGTCATAAAAAGAGGATTGTTTAAAAGAATTTTAAACTCTGAAACCTTTTTGAAGAAATATTTAGAGGAACTGATGAGGCTGCCTCTTTCTGTAAATTTTGACCATCCGTTCCATATCCTCTCCATTACCATCGATGATTTTAAAGTGGTAAGAAAAAAGGGGGATTTTATGGATTTGGAGCTCCTTATATTTACCATGGAAAATATCCTTAGCGAATTGTTCAGCCGCCATCACCGTGCAGAAGTGTTCCAATATGGGGAATATGATTTTGCTGTGGCAGTAAACCTGGCGGGAAATCAGGATCATAAGGCCTTTTTTACAGCGATGGAGAAGGAGTTTGGCATCTTTTCCAACTGTGCCAGACAGTACTACGGCCTGGAGGTAAGCGGAGCATTGAGCAGGGAATGTACAGGGATCAAAGGGTTAAAGGATGCCATTGCTCAGAACCGGGTCACGTTAAATATGCGCTTTTTTTCGGAACCTGGAAAGCTTCATCCACACGAGAGGAATGTTAAGGAAGAGGCGGTTCTTCCGCCCGAATTTCACAGCTCTGTTTTAGAACGTCTGGCGGCGGAACACGACTTTTTTGGGATGAGGAAGTTTCTTAATGAATTATTTGAATTTCTGAAAGAAAAGAACCGTTGTGAGCCTGAGGAAATCCGTTATCTTCTGAGAAAGGCCTATGGAACCCTGGCGGCCTCCTTTGCCCGCAGCCAAGCTGATATAGATCTGTTCCTGGATAAGAACGGAATAAACATGGAGGCTTCCATCAATGATTATACATATCTTGAAAAAATCAGGCAATCCGTATTGGAATTGTTGGAACAGTATAAAAAGGAGTATGAGTCAAACAGCGGCAGAATATTGAGAAAAGAGGTTGCCGAAGCAAAAAGTTTTGTCCGAAGCCATATGAAGGAAGAATTGCAGGTTGCAGAAATTGCGGCTATGGTGAACATGAGCGGCAGTTATTTTTCCCATGTTTTTAAAAAGGAAGAAGGGATTAGCTTTGTGGAATACGTATACCGGGTGAGGATGGAGCATGCCAGATACTTGCTGGAAAGCAGCGATTTAAAGGTAAATGAGATTGCAGATGAGGTTGGAATCTTTAATCCCAATTATTTCAGCACCCAGTTTAAAAAGAGCGTGGGGCAGTCTCCTTTGGAATATCGCCAGGCTTGGTTAAAGAAAGTGGAGGAAAATAGTAGGATCTGA
- a CDS encoding carbohydrate ABC transporter permease, whose product MKKIRLSRQLKVDLTGYAFILPNIIGVCLFTLFPMIFSLIISFTNWDYTKGIGNWDFIGLKNFVDMWQDGWFTSSLFNTIIFAVGVVPVTVFLALVLAVIIDKYCVARLPMRLALFMPYISNIVAVAIVWVMMYSPWGPFTQMVKLFGVENPPQWLGDTTWALPALMLMTVWSGVGYANMIYTSALQGLPQDVYEAADIDGAGEIQKFFKLTIPFLSPTTFFLIITTFITSFQVFAPIQIMTRGGPGTATNVLVYYIYTSAFTFYKMGYASAMSWILFLILFGITMFQWAGQKKWVSY is encoded by the coding sequence ATGAAGAAAATCAGGCTTAGCAGACAGTTAAAGGTGGATTTAACCGGCTATGCTTTCATTCTGCCCAATATTATTGGTGTATGCCTTTTTACCTTATTTCCCATGATCTTTTCCCTGATCATCAGCTTTACGAACTGGGATTATACCAAAGGGATCGGCAACTGGGATTTTATCGGCCTTAAAAATTTTGTTGACATGTGGCAGGATGGATGGTTTACCAGTTCCCTGTTCAACACCATCATTTTTGCGGTTGGAGTGGTACCGGTGACCGTTTTTCTGGCACTGGTATTAGCGGTCATCATTGATAAATACTGCGTTGCCAGACTTCCCATGAGGCTGGCGCTTTTTATGCCCTACATATCCAATATCGTAGCGGTTGCCATTGTTTGGGTGATGATGTATTCCCCCTGGGGCCCATTTACCCAGATGGTGAAGTTATTTGGAGTGGAGAATCCTCCCCAGTGGCTTGGAGATACAACATGGGCTTTGCCCGCGCTGATGCTCATGACCGTATGGTCGGGAGTGGGATATGCCAATATGATCTATACATCGGCACTTCAGGGACTTCCTCAGGATGTTTATGAGGCGGCGGATATTGACGGAGCAGGAGAGATTCAGAAATTCTTTAAGCTTACGATCCCGTTTTTGTCACCCACTACCTTTTTTCTGATCATTACTACGTTTATTACCTCGTTCCAGGTGTTTGCGCCTATTCAGATCATGACAAGGGGCGGCCCCGGAACGGCCACCAATGTGTTGGTTTACTATATTTATACTTCGGCCTTTACCTTCTACAAGATGGGATATGCTTCCGCCATGTCGTGGATATTGTTCCTGATCCTCTTTGGCATAACCATGTTCCAATGGGCGGGGCAGAAAAAATGGGTCAGCTATTAA
- a CDS encoding FAD-dependent oxidoreductase, protein MKYVTENKREIPVIREVDVLVLGAGPAGIGAAVAAAREGAVTMLVEQAGDVGGIATAGLMSHWTGNTEGGFYEEILSRSAEFSGEGRQIINPERLKTVFLRMLTEAGVSLRLYTFASDVVMEGNVIKGVILESKSGREAVLAKIVIDSTGDGDIAAKAGAPYLKGRERDGLMQPATIMFKVAGVDEEKGVFPGGFEESFDLPDGDLQELGKQHLPEPAGHVLLYKTTLPGVVTCNMTNCTGVDGTSAEDLTKATLVCREQMEKIVAFLRRYVPGFENCYIISSASLVGIRETRHFKGVETIRSQDILEARVFDNWVVTKACFNFDVHNLTGNGLDETGSQKHFPQTKGYTIPYGCFVPLEIDNLYLAGRNISGTHMAHSNYRVMPICANMGQAVGIAAAMCAASETVPRNLEVRKIQSRLMELGVNP, encoded by the coding sequence ATGAAATATGTAACGGAAAATAAAAGAGAGATACCTGTAATACGTGAGGTTGATGTGCTGGTGCTTGGGGCAGGACCGGCAGGAATAGGAGCAGCGGTTGCAGCGGCAAGAGAAGGCGCTGTGACTATGCTGGTGGAGCAGGCCGGAGATGTGGGAGGAATCGCCACAGCAGGACTTATGAGCCACTGGACGGGAAATACAGAAGGGGGATTTTATGAGGAAATCCTGAGCCGTTCGGCAGAGTTTTCCGGGGAAGGCCGTCAGATCATTAATCCTGAGCGCTTAAAGACAGTGTTTCTCCGCATGCTTACGGAGGCAGGGGTAAGCCTCAGACTGTATACCTTTGCCAGTGATGTTGTTATGGAGGGGAATGTGATCAAGGGAGTGATCCTGGAAAGCAAGTCTGGCAGAGAGGCTGTCCTTGCGAAGATCGTCATAGACTCTACAGGAGATGGCGATATAGCGGCAAAGGCCGGGGCTCCCTACTTAAAGGGCAGAGAACGCGACGGACTCATGCAGCCGGCTACGATCATGTTTAAGGTGGCAGGCGTGGATGAGGAGAAAGGTGTTTTTCCCGGTGGCTTTGAAGAAAGCTTTGACCTTCCTGACGGGGATTTACAGGAGCTGGGGAAGCAGCATCTACCAGAACCTGCGGGTCATGTACTCCTTTACAAAACAACGCTTCCTGGAGTGGTCACCTGCAATATGACCAACTGCACCGGAGTGGACGGTACAAGTGCCGAGGATCTGACTAAGGCAACCCTGGTATGCAGAGAACAGATGGAGAAAATAGTTGCTTTTCTTAGAAGATATGTACCGGGTTTTGAAAACTGTTATATCATCAGCTCCGCCTCCCTGGTGGGTATCCGGGAAACCAGGCATTTTAAGGGCGTAGAGACCATTCGTTCGCAGGATATCCTGGAGGCCCGGGTATTTGATAACTGGGTAGTGACAAAGGCCTGCTTTAATTTTGACGTGCACAATTTAACCGGTAATGGCCTGGACGAAACCGGCAGTCAAAAGCATTTTCCTCAGACAAAAGGGTATACCATCCCTTACGGCTGTTTCGTACCATTGGAAATTGACAATCTGTATCTTGCGGGAAGAAATATTTCAGGAACCCATATGGCCCATTCTAATTACCGGGTCATGCCAATCTGCGCCAATATGGGGCAGGCGGTGGGAATTGCAGCAGCCATGTGCGCCGCTTCTGAAACAGTGCCCAGAAACCTTGAAGTGAGAAAGATTCAAAGCCGTCTTATGGAATTGGGGGTGAATCCGTGA
- a CDS encoding FAD-dependent oxidoreductase — MNTYHYDFVVVGGGMSGICAAIAAARRGVKTALIHDRPVLGGNASSEIRMHICGADHHMSVPNARETGILEEILLENKRRNPEMVYPIFDSVLWEKVHYQENLTLYLNTHMTEVLCDGDRIEAVYALQMTTEKTFHIFGTLFLDATGDGVLGAKAGAEYRIGRESSSQYGESLAPEKEDPYTMGNSLMFKARDMGHEVPFIKPFWANTYNEEQLRLRDHSDVTSGYWWIELGGGERDVISCGEELRDDLLKAVFGVWDHIKNSGEHGAERMELEWVGFLPGKRESRRLIGDYVLTEKDCLESTRFYDAVAYGGWPMDIHTVEGFLNENDDPTVWNQVNGIYSIPYRCLYSKNISNLFLGGRAISCSHVAFSSTRVMGTCAVVGQAVGTAASVAVKRNLVPREILDCVGELQQELLKDDCYIPFVVNQDPDDLARHALVTATHHIPGCEPEKVVNGVARTVYEESNCWRAAMEDSPSLLLSLPGKTPIREIRLVLDSNLSREITPSINQGVLSRQKSGPPSELLKEYEADILLEGEVVEHIAAQSHGQRLQQLFIDGTIGDAIRISPISTYGSREAGIFEVRIYSCK; from the coding sequence GTGAACACATATCACTATGACTTTGTTGTAGTCGGAGGTGGTATGTCCGGCATCTGCGCCGCCATTGCTGCTGCCAGAAGAGGTGTGAAAACAGCCTTGATTCACGACAGGCCTGTTCTGGGCGGCAATGCCAGCTCCGAAATCCGGATGCATATCTGTGGGGCAGACCATCACATGTCGGTTCCAAATGCCCGTGAAACCGGAATATTAGAAGAAATACTTTTGGAAAACAAGCGGAGAAACCCGGAGATGGTGTATCCGATTTTTGATTCTGTTCTATGGGAAAAGGTTCATTATCAGGAAAACCTGACCCTTTATTTAAATACTCATATGACGGAGGTCTTGTGCGATGGTGACAGGATCGAGGCAGTATATGCCCTGCAGATGACCACGGAGAAGACTTTCCACATTTTCGGTACTCTGTTTTTAGATGCTACGGGTGACGGTGTTCTGGGAGCTAAGGCAGGAGCAGAGTACCGGATCGGAAGGGAGAGCAGCTCCCAATATGGAGAATCCCTGGCTCCGGAAAAAGAAGATCCCTATACCATGGGAAATTCCCTCATGTTCAAGGCACGGGATATGGGCCATGAGGTGCCCTTTATAAAGCCTTTCTGGGCCAATACCTATAACGAGGAACAGCTTAGGCTGCGGGATCACAGTGATGTCACCTCGGGATACTGGTGGATCGAGCTGGGAGGCGGAGAACGGGATGTAATTTCCTGTGGAGAAGAACTTCGGGATGATCTGTTAAAGGCTGTATTTGGTGTATGGGATCATATTAAAAACAGCGGAGAACACGGTGCGGAGCGTATGGAGCTGGAATGGGTGGGCTTTCTTCCTGGAAAAAGAGAAAGCCGCCGGCTCATAGGAGATTATGTGCTGACGGAAAAGGATTGTCTGGAGAGCACCCGGTTTTATGATGCCGTGGCCTATGGGGGATGGCCCATGGATATTCATACAGTTGAAGGCTTTTTAAATGAAAACGATGATCCAACGGTCTGGAACCAGGTAAACGGCATATACTCCATTCCCTACCGTTGCCTGTATTCAAAAAACATCAGTAACCTGTTTTTAGGAGGAAGGGCAATCAGCTGCTCCCATGTGGCATTTTCCTCTACAAGGGTTATGGGAACCTGTGCGGTCGTTGGTCAGGCAGTAGGTACGGCCGCTTCCGTGGCAGTAAAAAGGAATCTGGTACCCAGGGAAATTCTTGATTGTGTGGGGGAACTGCAGCAGGAACTTTTAAAGGATGACTGCTATATCCCCTTTGTTGTCAACCAGGACCCTGATGATCTCGCCAGGCATGCTCTTGTGACAGCGACTCACCATATTCCAGGCTGTGAGCCGGAAAAGGTGGTAAACGGAGTGGCAAGAACGGTGTATGAAGAGTCAAACTGCTGGCGTGCCGCCATGGAAGACAGCCCTTCCTTGCTTCTATCCCTGCCGGGGAAGACGCCCATCCGGGAAATACGTCTGGTGCTGGACTCCAATTTAAGCAGGGAGATTACTCCTTCCATAAACCAGGGCGTGCTATCCAGACAGAAGTCCGGGCCGCCGTCGGAACTTTTAAAGGAATATGAAGCGGATATCCTTCTGGAAGGGGAAGTTGTGGAGCATATTGCAGCCCAATCCCATGGACAGAGGCTTCAGCAGCTCTTTATTGACGGGACAATAGGAGACGCTATCCGGATCAGCCCAATTTCTACATATGGAAGCAGGGAGGCAGGGATATTTGAAGTGAGGATTTATTCCTGTAAATAG
- a CDS encoding ABC transporter substrate-binding protein, producing the protein MRKWKKLGALGMASLMAMSVMAGCQSGQKSEQVTASEETAKTDESKAETPKAGNGEPVVLRMWGGVPAEAGPQAVCDNFNQLYKDKGIQVEYERFVNDDTGNLKLETNLLSGDGVDLYMTYSTDVLTKRAEGNMALDLSELIARDDFQMTKYFGSLAEAYYINGKPFSIPTKLDQYGIVLNEDMFEAAGIEIPTEWTFDEFREISKKLTHGEGQDKVYGMFWNSQQDLTYLFTYLVAQTSGGDPMYKNDKETSFDDPVVLKSVELINNMMNVDKTSPTHTDSVTQKLSQESMFLTGKSAMTVGPWIVRSVKDQASYPHDFKTAFAPYPVVEKGQRNYTQGGYGDHLCINPKSQNIDAAWEFAKWYATEGMLPVVEGGRVPASNTYNALEVTEAFVMGAEDYLDAETTQKILITPADNYAVPSITNHIAEVKKIAVEELEGIFIGKQTAEEGMNKAKARADELLQK; encoded by the coding sequence ATGAGAAAGTGGAAAAAATTAGGGGCACTCGGCATGGCATCTCTAATGGCAATGTCAGTGATGGCCGGCTGTCAGAGCGGCCAGAAATCGGAACAGGTAACTGCGTCTGAGGAAACTGCAAAAACGGACGAATCAAAAGCAGAAACGCCAAAAGCAGGAAATGGAGAACCTGTTGTTTTGCGGATGTGGGGAGGTGTTCCTGCGGAAGCAGGTCCTCAGGCTGTTTGTGATAATTTTAACCAGCTCTACAAGGACAAAGGGATACAGGTAGAGTACGAACGGTTTGTAAATGATGATACGGGAAATTTAAAACTGGAAACAAATCTTCTATCAGGAGATGGTGTGGACCTTTATATGACATACAGCACCGATGTTCTGACAAAGCGTGCGGAAGGAAACATGGCACTGGATCTTTCAGAACTGATTGCCCGTGATGATTTCCAAATGACAAAATATTTCGGGTCTCTGGCGGAGGCGTATTACATAAACGGAAAGCCTTTTTCCATTCCTACAAAGCTGGATCAGTACGGAATCGTTCTAAATGAAGACATGTTTGAAGCGGCTGGGATAGAGATTCCTACGGAATGGACGTTTGACGAATTCCGTGAGATCTCCAAAAAGCTTACTCATGGAGAAGGTCAGGATAAGGTTTACGGCATGTTTTGGAATTCCCAGCAGGATCTGACCTATCTTTTCACGTACCTGGTAGCCCAGACAAGCGGCGGAGATCCTATGTATAAAAATGACAAGGAAACCAGCTTTGATGATCCTGTGGTGCTTAAATCCGTTGAACTGATCAATAACATGATGAATGTGGATAAAACATCTCCAACTCATACGGATTCTGTGACCCAGAAGCTGTCTCAGGAAAGCATGTTCCTGACAGGAAAATCTGCCATGACGGTGGGGCCGTGGATTGTAAGAAGCGTTAAGGACCAGGCTAGTTATCCTCATGACTTTAAGACTGCATTCGCCCCTTATCCTGTGGTGGAAAAAGGACAGAGAAATTACACTCAGGGAGGCTATGGAGATCATCTTTGCATCAATCCAAAGTCCCAGAACATTGACGCCGCATGGGAATTTGCAAAATGGTACGCTACCGAGGGAATGCTTCCCGTAGTGGAAGGAGGACGTGTACCGGCTTCCAACACCTATAATGCCCTTGAGGTAACAGAGGCGTTTGTCATGGGAGCAGAGGATTATTTAGATGCGGAAACCACCCAGAAGATCCTCATAACACCGGCAGACAATTACGCGGTTCCCTCTATCACCAACCATATTGCGGAAGTAAAGAAAATCGCGGTGGAAGAACTGGAAGGGATCTTTATCGGAAAGCAGACGGCAGAAGAAGGCATGAATAAGGCCAAAGCCAGAGCTGATGAGCTTTTGCAGAAATAA